Below is a window of Quercus robur chromosome 6, dhQueRobu3.1, whole genome shotgun sequence DNA.
TAAAGTATCAAAGGACAAAGAGTAATCCtagagatattacaaattttactacataagtCTTACAAATTGATGACATGTCACTAATCACTATGCTATGGTGTTGAAGTGGCACCAATATCATTCATTGTCACATTAGTATGTAAACTTTTGTAGTAAAATTGGTAGTAGCTTAATATATGCAAAGATTTACACTTTATTAAGTATGTGGATTTGAAATAAGGGCCCAGTTAACGGGTGGCCTCAGAACATTTGTTAAGTCcatttagaaaagttttgataccaatttttctaaaaatatttcctaaaccaaTGACCTTAGGTcatccattaacttttcccttGAAAtaattaggtataaaatgttatcatactaaaattaaaatccatcttatctttattaaattcatatcaAGCAATTTATAAATAGCAATCATTCTTCAATCCCCTTGATTTTGAAATCCTCAAATCCAAATGCAAGCAAAGTAGAAAAACAcaaatgaatttaaaaacaataaaaaatttcacaaaagaaTTAAACCTTGCCCTTATTGATGAACATTCCGGAGCTGGTACGAACTTCGCTTAGCTTGCTTTTACCGGACTCGTTATCCGCCACCGCAGATCTCTTCAGCTCCGATTTCGCCTGAATCACAATTACCCAATCAACGAATTCTAATTAGTAATCGAATCAAAATTcctaattgaaataaaaaatctcaaatcacACTCACAAGAGAGATCAAATGGTCGCATTCTAAGTCCGTAAGCAAACCTTCGTACACAAACGCTCTgcaaataaaaattgaagtaaATATTGAATCTTAGAGAATTGAgctattttgagagagagagagagattgaccTTGGCTTCCATGAAACTTGTTTAGCTTTAGCGGGATTGATGATGGAGCTAGCAGAAGCAGCATAGGAGGACGAAGATTCACGGAGGATCGAAGAAATCGAGACCAAAAACAGGAATAGATGAGACCAAACCATTGATTGGAATGCTTGGtcgttggagagagagagagagagatagagatttccgggaaaatgtcaaattttctgagaaaaattaaatagtgTTTGTTActttggttttggatttggttAACTCTGTGTGTATCTGTCTGAAGTTCTGACTCGCCTAAGTGTCAGTGCCACGAGGATTTGTCTACAGTTTCACGCTGTCGTGTCGACCTCCtacattacaatttttttttaataaatactatACAATTTCATTGTATCGCGTCTCCTTTTAATCATTAAGTCAAAAACATCAATCGATTTATGATCTATGCAAAATTTGAACTCTAAACCTTCTATTTTAGCACAAGAGACtttaataattgaattaattaagggggttaaaaattaaaaattattatttaaaaacatgtgtgaaaatacgtgtggatgaaaaaatttgtagaaatattatttaaaaactaaaaatatgtatttgagTGGGTGTACcaaatagaaactaaaaaaattaaaactcactatTCAAGACTTTGCTAATTAAACTAACTAAAACCCAAGTTTCAAACCTATATTTTAGCCAACAATGACGCAACAAATAATAAGattaatgataaaataaatttcacaacatttttcaaaaatactaAGATTGTAGGTTTTGATCCTTATATAGAAAAGCAATTTCAGTAAttgtattagaaaaaaataaagttgtaGAATTTATTGTTTTAGATAAATTCTATATAatcattattaaatttaaaagccCTTTTTGTTTTCATAATTCAATATAGGaggaataagagatttgagttGGAGATGTCCTCCacgttaaaaaataaaaaccacaaaaATAGTCAATTAAGCTGTTAAACCAGtggcatttaaaaatttttatataaactttTGGCCAAAATGGTCAACTACCACTATTTGGCAAACTTGAGTTTCACAAACTTGAGTTTCATGGATAATAGCTACCATTTTTTATGTAActcaaatttcataaaaaatggCACAGCAAACTTAAAggctattttttcaaagaactcgagtttcttaaactcgagttACATAGcaaactcaagttttaaaaagatAGTAAATGACTAAATATTTTGCAAACAATAGTATATTGCTAAATACTTTACTAAATAGTGGTATATGTCTATTTTGGCCTAAACTTTTGAATGGCTGTATTTGAACTTCTaaagttttaattaaaataaaattgttaagagttcacttttaaattttttttcatttaatgtaTTTTTACCTCTAAGatttgaattaaataaattttttatattaataatataaaaaatatataaagcgtctaatataataatttaaattttttttgagaaagtttcaacctatagcgtcTACTCCtgataatagttctttatcatcagaccaagacaccattCAATTTTTGATGTAGGTAGGAATTGaatcccaaatctcttatacaaccatcaaagaATTTACCGGTTGAACTAACTGGATCCcacaataattaaatttttatgaattaaaaaataaaaggatcaCAGTCATTGTATGGATCTATCACTGTTTACGAAATAATTAAGGATCtacaacttttttaaaatttgagtttgtgaaactcgagtttgccTTGTAACTTGAGTTTCACAAACTCAAGTTTCATGGAAAATAGTCACCATTTTCTTATGTAACTCGAATTCTATAAAAAATAGCACGGCAAACTTGAAggatattttttcaaagaactcaAGTTCCTGAAACTCGAGTTACACggcaaactcgagtttcaaaaagatagtaaattgctaaatattttacaaacaatagtgtaaggactcaatttgtaacgactcCAAAATGATATTGGATTCGTACGTTAAGGGtccaaacaatattatttgtagagcgtgggtttgaaaggttaggccttggtcaccgaacggtggttagtcgtggtgttcatacagaacTAAACCATGTTCGCTTGAGAAGTCTATCTCCTCGATACGGTCTGGGGGGCTCTGGTTCTTgaccttttttcccagccccttttctAGATTGCTTACTTCCCCTTTTATATTAACCTGCACCCCTCATCcagcgtccacgtgtaggttcgactttccaggactgatacttgtcccatcagcccatactcaAAGTTGTTGGGGGTGGttataaaaactgaaaagtattGCTCTGTCTGACTCAGAGTATTTAATagcagtaatggcagcttttcCTTTGTCATTTGTCACCATATTATCCAGGGGTTTCTTTTTTATCAACGCGGATGTGTTCGGTCcttcccaaaactgttcctatgccgttcttgccctttcttttaggaggGTTTtagggatgccgaggacagagtcatcctcggctatgtctcaaagctacttggacttttattgtATGTCCTCGGCTAGATCCcacctcggctcgggccttgggccctaaggTAAACTGGGTCAGGGTCACAATTTCTATGGCCCCACAAATAgtaaattgctaaatattttactaaatagTGGTATATGTCTATTTTGGCCTAAACTTTTGGATGGCTATATTTGAACTTCtaaagttttaattaaaaaaaaaattgctaagagttcacttttacattttttttttcatttaatgtaTTTTTACCTCTAagatttgaattaaaataaaatttttatattaataataaaaaatatataaagcatctaatataataattaaaaaaaaaattgagagagtttcaacctatgacgtgcactcttgatgatagttctttatcattagactaagacaccaatcagttttttgtgtaggcagggattaaatctcagatctcttatacaaccatcaaagattttatcagttgagctaactggaatccacaataattaaatttttataaattaaacaGTGAAAggtgacagtttttagaccccttaaacaatttattaaaccTAGATAATTAGtaaagttattacttagtccaattaaacaagtctaggttatcacaatataaaaaatcaaatcatacaaagcagcggaaaataaataacacaagatatgatcacctaggataccaaaccgataaaaacctggggaggatttaacctagctatcctcaaggtaaacttgaatccactatcttgaaagaatcgatgttcatacaataagacttacaagcccccacgcttgacttcttattactaccaaccagtagaacttactgacacgaccacgtacaagctccgaatccacggactccttctttctttggattcccaccagttacaagcacacccgcttgtgtattctttaagcttcaatggcagcaactgaattgatcatcaaggtgtagaaaatatcttctcattgaaaaccctaagtttgtgtaaagaaaaactcctctagatctcacaagagatttatccaaaccgcaaatatgagccaCACTAAAACatggttagggtttgccttttatacttaggacaaataagaaatcctaaaaacattttaaaacaaatagggctgagttggacaaatctgcagaaaagcaatttGCCCGAGCTTcaatcggtcgagcctaagcttcgatcgatcgagccaggccgaaagccacagtgcttcctgctttaaactcgattccaactttacattgacacacaattttgagctagctttaaacacttctaaacacattattttgatcatggtttaccaacaatacaaattagagttctaaatacataaaatcctaaattttagaacctaacaaaaggATCATAGTCATTGTTTTAaactataattttctttatacatatatttataataaaagtaattGTGGCGGCGACCTTAAATGTTTGGAGTCGGCCACTTTTAATTTGAAAGCACTATTTGATTGAAATGCGTTGCGAAATCTTTATTAAGGCCTATGTGAAGACAGCTTCAAAAGTGTatagttttgtattctttaaaaaataataataataattacaatatgttgcTAACCCCTTTCCCTCCTAGATCTTCAAGCATTTTGTGCATGGGGAAGTGTCAATTCAGTTACAAGGCCTTTGACGTGTATAGTTTTGTATTCAAAATTATCTGTTTAAGCCCATCTTATGTAGCTAGCAAGTGAGAAAGTCTAATTTTGGAGGCCAATTTACGAGGGGGGTAAGTATTAGACACCCATCTTACACAGTGAACTCCTCTTTTAAAGCCATTACAATTTCCCTTATCCAAAACACTACCTCTCATCAAGACATTTGAGAAAGGTTTTAACAATGAACATTTGATCTAAATTTGGACGCCAAGTTATGAGGTGAGAATATATTAGACACTCATCTTACTTGGTGAATCCGTCTTTTAAACTATGGTAGTTATTATCATGTCACATCATCCAACTAATTAATATGTCATAtagaaaaacattaaaaaaaaaaaaaaaatgtcattcttAAGAAAATCCAGATCAAACATCTAGAGTTTCTAAGAAATACATTAAAACATGTGAGCGTGATTGCATGAACATCATGTGATtaactaaagaaaaaattaacaagCATAGTATTTGTAGAAACAAATGATCTAGCATGTGAGTATCACAAGAATATCATGAAATCATGTAATTTATTTCAAGAACATCAAGTGATTTTTATTCCTTAGAAATCACCATGCTTTTTGTGTATAATGTAAGGAGAACAATCAGACAATCCAAAACAAGGATATTGATCAATTAAGAAACTTAAGTTCTTGATCAAGAACCCCAATCTGAATCCAACTCCAAAAATGCCCATGCTTTTATGTAAAACCCACTCGTTGTATTTTTAGACTAATAGGGCGTTTATGACGGACTTGGATTGAAAGAAGGAAATGGTTTCTGAAGTGGTAGGTACTAGGTACTTAATTACCACATTAAAAATCTAGGCAAAGTTGCAATTTATGTGGTCACCTTTTAAAAGTATGCATGAATAACACTGTAAAGAGTCATAAAGTTGCCAAAATGTCAACATTATCAATgtatccaaagaaaaaaaaaaagcaagtcaTATGTTCATTACTAGTTTATTATAGATATCtcaattggggaaaaaaaaatgaggtaaGGCTGGCAACACGAGGACAAGAACAATGAGTTTCATTATCTCAGTTGTTAATTAAATAGGTTTAAACTTATTTAATCAAgcttacattttttaaaaaaaaattaaataagtttaaGCAACTTTGACATAAGGGATATAGCAAACCACCATTCATGAGAATATTAGCAGAAAGTACTATTTATCATTCAAAACATCTTTCCTAGAAAAACAGTGGCTCTCAAAATGCAACCTAAGCTTGTAAACTTCACAGTTTTTAATCCACATTTCTATTATACTCATGATACATGATACATCATATATTCAAGTCATAGAAGCAATACATTTAGCATTTAGGCCTTTCTGATGATGTTCCTTCTTTCTTCCAAACTGTTTTAGTCCCTCTATGTTGGGTTGTAGAAACAAAATCAAGTCCTAGAAACTCAAGCTCCCTTGAAATCATAGTTATTGTCCACACAAATATTTTGAGCATCATTACTGAGCCCCAAAACAATCTCCCTATATCGACCCAGATCTTTTAAATACTTAGTTGAGTTATACTCTTCTGCATCAGTCAGCTCCTCAGAGTATGTCCTTTGAAACTTAGATTGTTGGCATTGTTTTATGGAAGCTAAAGTGTGGGCATCGCCTTTCAGAATCTTTTCAACCTGCATCAAAGCAGTTTAAACCAATCAAAAACACATGACAAATTAGTACCAAATTTACCATTTATCGCTTGTTATGCACTTGCTAATTCAGATTCATAGTAGGGTCAAGAGCCTTGTCAAGCACTTTGCAGCTTCCTTCAAGTTCtgtacatttttcttctttttttcctccatgtATATAGAGAAATGgccaaccccaaaattttggaaacaaagcttggttgttgttgttgttatgcGTATATAGGGAAGGCAGTAGTGGGTTATGTTTTTTGCTTCTGGTGGTGCCATAAAGTAGGGCCTATCCACCCCTATTAAACCCATTGCTTGGAAAGATGAATATGATGGTCTAACTCACATATAGtagattttttaatatatcatttttagATAAAAAGACATGCCTCGCTCATTTGAGGACGATGGATTGAAGACTGATGGATGCACAAAGAAGCTGTCAAGGCCATACGATTCATCTCTTCTGTGTCATAGGCATCCACAAGAAATGGATCGACAAGCTCCAAGATACAGTTCTTAGAGAGCAAAGGTTTGGCCTGCAACAAATTGTCCCAAAACAGCTTTCATTGTCAACAATATTCCACAATGCAGTCTCAATAATACATGGAATTGGAGCAGAAAGAAGCAGACATACCCACATCACGAGGCTTTGCTGTGAGCTATCCAGAGCTTTCCGTCCAGTGATGAGCTCTAAGATTAGTACTCCATAAGAATAGAcatcagttttctcatctacaATGCCATGCATGAAGTACTCGGGAGGAAGGTAGCTGTCATGATTTTGAAGGGAGGAAGGATGTTAAACAGTTGGAAAGCAAGagcttttaaagaaaataagaaacagtGTTGAGTTTTGGTATTTACAAACCCAAATGTGCCTTCAAAATTTGATACAGTATGGTGAGTCCATTGATCGGGTAGCCACTTTGcaagcccaaaatcagaaatCTAGATCAAGTTTTAAGTCACGCATCAAACCATGAAGACTCAAACTATCAATATATAGATTCTGTAATTGTGTTTTGCAGAAGTCACTTATCATATGGGTACAGGATAACTTAAAATCTATAGACCTAATTACAAATTAGACAAGTTTATATTTAACTGAAGAGTAATGATAGTCATACTCATACACTCCTTATTACATACTCACCGTACATGCCACGTGGActgaaattatgtttttaaaacacaatttcagttaaaaatgtgaaattgtgttttgaaaacacaatttcaaaaggGAGtgtgtaataatattttttattaactaaataaTTTAAACACCATCAGTACTCTTGTTTGCCAATGCTGATATATTCATCAAAAAGCACAGAAATCAATTTTGTCAGTATAGTGCATTAACATAATTTTCTCTCAGATACATTAGAAGCCTTATGTCTTTATTTAATAGTCAAATCTTTAGACCTAATTTTCTCTCAGATTTGATGTCAGTATAGTGCATTAATATAATTTTCTCTCAGATAAATTAGAAGACCATGATacagatccaaaaaaaaaaatgggatgtTAATCATTAAATTACATTCAGGTTATAAAGTTACCTGAGGCTCAAAATCCTCTGCAAGCAATATATTAGAAGCCTTGATATCTTTGTGGATAATTCTCCTATGACATCCCTCATGAAGATAAACAAGGCCCTCAGCAATCCCTAATGCAATCTTATGTCTGATTCCCCAATCCAATTTCTCCCTTGGCCCTGACAATAGGTAACAAAGAAATGaacttacaaattttattgtttgggaaCTTCAGAGGATTCAAAATTCATAGcgtcatgatgatgaacaaacCATAAAGTATAGATGCTAGACTCCCATGGggagacaattcaagaacaaGGTGCATCCCCCCTTCAACCCCATACCCAATCAATTTAGCAATATTAGGGTGATCCACATGGACTATAACCCCAAGCTCAGATAAGAAGTCGGCAGTCATTTCTTCTTGAGTTCCTCTTGTCAGTCGTTTAATTGCAACCAGCTGCCCATCTTCCAATGCGCCCTTGTAAACTTCAGCATAGCCTCCCTCCCCAATTAAATTATCTTCataaaagacaaacagaaaTTGTTTATCAGACTAGAAATATAGCATTAAAATGACAGAAGAAAAACATTCTTCCTTTTAATCAACATCAGTACAGTTAAAAGGTTAATCTTCACATTCAAAATGTAAATTAATATCTGAAGAAAGTAACTACTGACCATGGCTGAAGTTGTTGGTTGCAGCTTCGAGCTCTGAGAGTGTGAAATTCCTCCAGCAAGATTTGAAGTAGCAAAGTTCACCATCTATAGAAGGCCTGAGTGCTGGAACCATTTCCTCTCTAATTCTTTTGCTTTTCCTCCTAGTGAGTTTTGGGACACTTTTCCATTTCTGAAAGCTCACATTCGGTCCTTTCTTCAACATATGAAAGAAGCCATTCCAGCGTGTAGAGGATCCTGGATCTTGGTTACCTTCTGAGTCAGAAGTACTGGCCCCGGGAGAAGCTGTATCAGATTCTAAGCTTCTTGAGCTGCCCTCAAGAACTCCTCTTGGAGAGGACTCATACATGCCCCCCTCCATGTCTATTGAATTATATTGAATTTAACACTTGCATTAGTACCATTACAGATGATCCTTAAGTTCAAATACTCATAAATCATGATATCTAAATGACAAATAAAGACATAATTTACCATGAGATGAAAAAGAGTCAGAGAACCCAGCTCGTGGCCTTCTGCCTATAGAAGTATTAGCTTCCCATTCTTGATTTTCTGTGTCAATGTCATGAGAACCATTGCTGCACATATAGTCCTCATGTGTCAAAAGGCAACAAAGGATATGACAAAATTCAATAGAGCCAATTAAGTGCAAATTCAAGGCAACCCACAATTGCAGGTACCAACTAGCCAAGTTGGACAAATAAGAAGAAAcggccaaattttttttgaagaaatatCCCAAGATAAAATCAACATGTAATTGATTGGCATTAAGAATAACCAATTAAACATAATATGTcataaaagaggaagaaaagggAAATTAATGGACACTAGACAACAAAGCAACGATGTAACAGTAAAAAACATATCCATTTTGTTAACAAGCTATGACATAtattaccaaaaacaaaaacagaaaaccaAACTTAACAAATACTGGCTAAACCCTGTATATAGGAAACAATCATGATGGGTCTACATCAAACAGCGGTAATTTTTAAGCCCCCACCTTTCATACAATTCCAagtttcccttttctttttcaggtGTGTTTTCACAAATAAATGAAGCATTATGGAAAACAAAACCATATGCAAGTAAATTTGCCATtggccttttttcttttttctttttttcacatcTCTTAGTTAATAACATAAATGTAACCGTCCATATACAATTAATAAAGCAGAGGAACTCATCAATGCAGCCACAAAAGTAGAGGttagaaataaaaaaggtgTCGATATAACTATCTCAACTGTTACTGCGCATTAATGCAGAAAAGaaaccaaacccagaaaattaaaaGCTCAATAAGGAGCCTCAGCAACTACCATGAAGAAGCAGAAGGTTCTCCAGCTTTTTCCATGAAAccccacagagagagagagagagagagagagctcagaACTCAGAAGCCAAAAGGGAAATGAGAGGGAcaaagcaaaagagagagaatgaaagtaACGGTTGGCATGAATTGAAATTTGTGTGCCATTCTCTAATATTATCCAAATATGTTTGACATTTCAGCGAATATCCCTGCTACAATATCGGCTTTCTTTGTCATTGTTGCTTGTCAATCCAACTTCCGTTGCTCTTTTTAGTTTAGAAATAGTAataattaagtaaaaatatCAACTTGAAACTTGAACATCAACATGGGATAAATAAAGCatgtttaatttgaaatttgtggaGATCTTGAAAAGCTTGTAAGCATGCACGTAGAGACTATTCATCTTTCACCGTACATGCACAACTTCGGACAGCTTGACTCCCACTTTTGTGCTTCCGACACGTGGactaagtctctctctctcaaatcaaGATGTCATATTTGGTAGGTCTCAATTAACTCAGCTGATAAAATCTTTCATGACTGAATAAGAAATCTAGGGTTCAAGGggtgtttggatactgcttatttgctgaaaattgaaaacttattgttgaaaacactataacaaaataatttttaaaggtatGAATAATGCTGTGGGATCCAAATTTACCTAGAAATCTGcattttgttgaatttggtgGTCTGTGAACAGTACCCATGAGACCtactaaaaaaatgcaaaacgcACGGATTAAGCAAAACACCCAATCCAAACTCATGCTCAATCTTACCTATactaaaaactgattagtgtcttgatctaatgataaagagtatAGGtactaaaaaaatgcaaaacgcACGGATTGAGCAAAACGTCCAATCCAAACTCATGCTCAATCTTGCCTATactaaaaactgattagtgtcttgatctaatgataaagagtataagttgaaactctctctaaaaaaaaaaaatgttatatttgaAATACAAATCTTCTAACTACTTTATGTTCGACCAATCACAATTTGtaatgtgtttaatttttttttttaattttaaatattggttattttttaaggaaagtcAAACAAATTCATGATAAGTTATAATTGGTGGAATATAAAGCGAGacacaaaaagtggtacaaAGAATTCTTATTCAAAAATCCTTATTCAGTTGTCACTGCCACGTTTACTGGATCCAAGGTGTTAGGAATACCAAAATCCTTATCCATGATTAGTCAAGGctgttctttcttttattttatttttttgggtccaTTAACAGGTGCCCTTAAGGCATTTATTAGTTGACCATTAtaggaaagttttaataccatTTTGATAGAGAATATGAAAAGCTATCAAAAAATCActtgttttttttcctataaaaattaaaaaatatatatatatattctaaaccAATGTCCTTAAGGTATCcgttaacatttttctttttcttttttatatttattgtcttttgtttgttttttctctctctcatttggtAATTTGCTCAGCACCAAGGATTTCGGAATTAGGATTTCTAAGATTCTTAGGTAAAATCTACCACAAACTTCCTAAAATCATTTTCATTGTAAAATTAGTGGATTGAATTTTACCATGTGATTAACTATTTTAgtatctatttaaattattaataatgtaGCAAAATTTAATCCATCCatttcaaaaattgattgagagaatttcaaaaacttcaccaaaaagttatccttacaaatctaaaatctaaTCCTTAATTTTGTGGGGCTAAAAAAAGCTAAATCTAAACccacttagaaagatgtcaatttcaattttgagtGATGTTATATCACTAATtacaaaaaactaatttaagcATTCATTTATTAGAATGTCAAAGTCCACCGATCACACtcattgtcacatcaatttgtaaatattttaaaatctgTAAtaacttctccaaaaaaaaaaaaaaaatctataataacttttcattttccttcaatATATCAAAACTGCCAAcccaaataaagaaattaatttgTTTCCGGTTTATCTAGCTGGATTATGCACACACCCATGTCACAGAAGAAGTGCATTGCCAAAAAGCCTTTCTTGAAGAAGAGAAAAGGCCTACCTTAAAGGCCAGATCTCACTATTTTAAACTGCATGTGAGGAATTGTTTGTGTCTGAGCCAATATAGCGTAAGTAAAGTATATTACCATCTTAGAATTGGTATCCAACTGACTAGTTCATGACTTGAAGAAATAGTCATCCGATGATATTAGCACGTCAAAGTCCATCAAATGTTGAAGGATAACCTTGAGTGGGACTTTGCTCatcttggaaaagaaaattttgcaaCAAAACTGAGGTCAGATGTTGTTAGATTTCTGAGTTTACCTATTGTTGATCTAGCAGCCACATGTATAGTAACTCTAGAAGAGCATTGACTGAGTTAAGGATACTTCTAAATATGAGGCAATTTTTTATCagacacaaaaacacaaaaaatatccTGAATCACATTGCTACGATGATGCCAGGCACCTAAACTTTATAGTGCTCGCAACATATATTACTTTAGTTTAGTGATGTGTATTCTTCTTGGTATAATGACCCAGAGGACAATATCCTAAACAACTAAAGTTTCAGAACTAGTCATTTATCACAATAACATGCAAATTCACAACCGGGTATGCAATTGAACAGGAGTTTAAAGAATAGTTTCATTACACTTTGAATTAGTGTTTAATATATAGAGTAAAAACTGCTAAGAAAACCTATTATAATAAACAGCAGTGCTTACAAAATGTAATTACAATTCCACTGTTGGGCTCATAATTTCAGTGGACATTGCGAGTAATCAATCCCTCAAATATAGCATAAAGGTCCTTGTTCTCTTGGCCAAAGATCTCATCAGCCTTCTGTAGAGTCTCCTGAAATATTCCAGATATATAAATAGATGTTGGACACTTCATAAAGTGTTgttaacaagaagaaaaaatggaaagaGCACGTACCTCTTTGGTTTGCTTGTGCGCATTCAATTCCTTAACATTTGCAAGAAAGGCACCAAATTGCTCATAAGACAAACGGCTCCTGATGAAATGAAGGGAAGGGATCAGATGAACAGCTACTTTATTTGAAAAGCAtagaacctttttcttttattgaaaaCAAATTCACCTGATGCATCTTGAACCCACAATTTCATCCTTAACATTATTCCTTTAAGAGGTGGAGGCAC
It encodes the following:
- the LOC126689212 gene encoding receptor-like cytosolic serine/threonine-protein kinase RBK2 isoform X1 — its product is MANLLAYGFVFHNASFICENTPEKEKGNLELYESNGSHDIDTENQEWEANTSIGRRPRAGFSDSFSSHDMEGGMYESSPRGVLEGSSRSLESDTASPGASTSDSEGNQDPGSSTRWNGFFHMLKKGPNVSFQKWKSVPKLTRRKSKRIREEMVPALRPSIDGELCYFKSCWRNFTLSELEAATNNFSHDNLIGEGGYAEVYKGALEDGQLVAIKRLTRGTQEEMTADFLSELGVIVHVDHPNIAKLIGYGVEGGMHLVLELSPHGSLASILYGPREKLDWGIRHKIALGIAEGLVYLHEGCHRRIIHKDIKASNILLAEDFEPQISDFGLAKWLPDQWTHHTVSNFEGTFGYLPPEYFMHGIVDEKTDVYSYGVLILELITGRKALDSSQQSLVMWAKPLLSKNCILELVDPFLVDAYDTEEMNRMALTASLCIHQSSIHRPQMSEVEKILKGDAHTLASIKQCQQSKFQRTYSEELTDAEEYNSTKYLKDLGRYREIVLGLSNDAQNICVDNNYDFKGA
- the LOC126689212 gene encoding receptor-like cytosolic serine/threonine-protein kinase RBK2 isoform X2; its protein translation is MEKAGEPSASSCNGSHDIDTENQEWEANTSIGRRPRAGFSDSFSSHDMEGGMYESSPRGVLEGSSRSLESDTASPGASTSDSEGNQDPGSSTRWNGFFHMLKKGPNVSFQKWKSVPKLTRRKSKRIREEMVPALRPSIDGELCYFKSCWRNFTLSELEAATNNFSHDNLIGEGGYAEVYKGALEDGQLVAIKRLTRGTQEEMTADFLSELGVIVHVDHPNIAKLIGYGVEGGMHLVLELSPHGSLASILYGPREKLDWGIRHKIALGIAEGLVYLHEGCHRRIIHKDIKASNILLAEDFEPQISDFGLAKWLPDQWTHHTVSNFEGTFGYLPPEYFMHGIVDEKTDVYSYGVLILELITGRKALDSSQQSLVMWAKPLLSKNCILELVDPFLVDAYDTEEMNRMALTASLCIHQSSIHRPQMSEVEKILKGDAHTLASIKQCQQSKFQRTYSEELTDAEEYNSTKYLKDLGRYREIVLGLSNDAQNICVDNNYDFKGA